The following coding sequences lie in one Silene latifolia isolate original U9 population chromosome 5, ASM4854445v1, whole genome shotgun sequence genomic window:
- the LOC141654968 gene encoding serine/threonine-protein phosphatase 7 long form homolog — translation MEAGVEYPLGSQMVVGVDPLGCRWLRVDRTYKDHLIGLVACKHALDIMTDTMFTWEPYTREVFSLLPPICTEDPFEWIVNAPLICFEAVEWHFPNRVVRQFGWHPTVPPMCKTSKKLHAIDRRGKATDYAEMHKLSIEKWNNRKARTTPRGVPYNGYLDYNDDYLKWYRSITCLSLVTSLQNNKKNQHMRRNIISIRMRRTICYL, via the coding sequence ATGGAAGCGGGTGTTGAATACCCTCTTGGTTCGCAAATGGTGGTGGGTGTTGACCCTCTTGGTTGTAGGTGGCTAAGGGTAGACCGCACATACAAGGATCACTTAATTGGATTAGTTGCATGTAAGCATGCACTTGATATCATGACCGACACCATGTTCACTTGGGAGCCCTACACTAGGGAGGTCTTTTCCCTTCTACCCCCCATTTGTACCGAAGATCCTTTTGAGTGGATTGTAAATGCACCACTCATTTGCTTTGAGGCCGTTGAATGGCATTTTCCTAATAGGGTTGTTAGGCAATTTGGTTGGCATCCAACGGTGCCTCCTATGTGCAAGACATCGAAGAAGTTGCATGCCATTGATCGCCGGGGAAAGGCCACCGATTATGCGGAAATGCATAAACTAAGCATTGAGAAGTGGAATAATCGCAAGGCAAGAACGACTCCTCGTGGTGTTCCTTACAATGGTTACCTTGACTACAATGACGATTACCTAAAGTGGTATCGTTCCATCACATGTCTGTCATTAGTAACCTCACTGCAGAACAACAAGAAAAACCAACATATGAGAAGAAACATAATTTCTATCCGAATGCGGCGGACAATATGCTACTTGTAA